The Candidatus Hydrogenedentota bacterium DNA window CCGCGCGTATCTCCTGCCCGCGGTCAAGGCGGCGCAGGCAGCCAACCCGGACCTGCTGTTGTTCGCGTCGCCCTGGAGCCCGCCCGGATGGATGAAAACAACGGGGACCATGCTCGCGGGCAAGTTGAAGCCCGAATATTACGGCGTTTACGCGCGGTACCTGCTCCGGTTCCTCCGCGCATACGAAAACGAAGGCGTGCCCATCCATGCACTCACGCTGCAGAACGAGCCGGCGCACATCGACCCCGCCTACCCAACGTGCCTGTGGACGGGCGAAGGACAACGGGACTTCATCCGCGACCACGTGGGGCCGTTGTTCGCCGGCGGAAATATAACCGCGAAGCTGTGGTGCTGGGACCACAACTACAACCGCCTTGAGTTCCCGCGCGCGGTTTTGAGCGATCCCGCCGCGGCACAGTACGTGGACGGCACCGCATTCCACTTCTACGAGGGCGAGGTGGAAGCCATGTCGCAATTGCGCGGCGAATTCCCGGACAAGCACCTCTATTTCACGGAAGGGTCAACGTTCCGCACGCGCGGCGCGATTCAGCTTATCGGGATTCTGCGCAATTGGGCGCGGTCTTACAGCGCCTGGGTGATTATGCTCGACGAAAACCGCAAGCCGAACAACGGCCCTCATTTTGCCAGCCGCACGTGCCTGGAGTTCGACTCCAAGACCCGCCAGGTCGCTTATCGCTTCGACTACTACATGTACGGCCAGTTCATGAAGTTTATTCACCGCGGCGCCGTGCGCGTCGAATCCACGCCCGGCACAGCGAAGTTCGATCACATCGCGTTGCGCAATCCCGGCGGCGCGCTCGTGATGGTTGCGGCCAACGCAGGCAACGCACCCCAGACGTTCCGCGCGCGTTGCGGCAAAGCAGAGTTCGCCGCCTCTTTGCCTGCGCGTTCCGTTGCAACCTTCCGCTGGATGCCTTGACGCAGCCGAAGCGAAACAAAAGGAGACCCGGTGTATGAAGATGTCGAGTATGTCCGCCTTGGCCGTCCTCCTTCTTGCCGTCGCGGCGCAAGTCGCTTTTACGGAAAACACCGGCGTTCCCGCGCCCGAAACCCCGGCGGAGCACGCGGTCCACGCCACGCTCTTGAGCGCCGCCGCGGCCGGCGACCTTTACGGCGCAATCGACTTGCTCAAGGCGGGTGCTCCGCTCACCGGCAAGAATGAATCGGGCGAAGACGCTTTCCTGGCCGCTACAAAAAGCGGCAATGCGCATCTGGTCGAAGAACTGCTGAAAGCGGGCGCCGACGTGGATGCGCGAGACCTCCTCGGCAATTCCGCGCTGCACCTGGCTGCGGCGGCCAACGACGTCTACATGATCCAGCACCTGGCCGCGCGCGCGCTCGACCTCAACGCGCGGAATGGCAATGAATACACGCCCATGCACGTGGCAGCGGAACAGGGCAAGCCGGAAGCCGTGCTCGCGCTCATCGACCTGGGAGCTAATCCCGACCTTACCCTTAAAGGTCAAGCCCAGACGGAACCCCTTTTCATGGCCGCGAAAGCGAAGCAGTGGAACGTCGTCGAAGCCCTTCGCGCCCGCGGTTTTTCCTACAGCATCACTCTGGCGGTGACCTACCGGGATTACGGGTCCCTGGAAAAGACCTTCGCCGATTCGCCCGATTCCGTCAACTACGCGGACTCCATCCCGCGCGCGGGCATGTCGCAGGGGCTGACACCGCTCATGATGGCCGTCATTATGGACGACAAGGAGATGGTCGAGTACTTGCTGAGCAAGGGCGCCGATATCCATGCGTCGACCATCACCGGCTCAACCTGTCTCGCCATCGCCGTCGACCAGAACCAATACGAGATGATCGACTTGATCCTCTCCAAGGGCGTGGACATCGACGAATCGTCCCCCGCCGCGCGCAATGAATCCGTACTCCTGCGCACGGTGCGAACGGGCACGCCGGAGATGGCCACGTACCTGATTGAGCGCGGCGCAAATATCAACTTGCTTGATTTCCGGGGCCACAGCGCACTGCACCTGGCCGTCGAGGCGAATCGCCCCGAGATGATTACCCTGCTCTTGGACAGCGGCGCGTACATCGATGCGAAGAACCGCACCGCCGCGACGCCGCTGCATCTTGCGTCGGAATTGGGCCTGCCCGAACTGGCCCAGATACTGATTGACCGCGGCGCCGACATCAACGCCCGCGACCGGCTCCGCCACACGCCGCTGGACTTGGCGGCCCTGGCGGGGAAGACGGGGATGGTCGCGGAACTCCTGCGCAACGGCGCCGACCCGCTCCTGAAAGACAAAGAAGGGTTGGATACCTTGCATCTTGCGGTAGCGTCTGGGCATCAGGAATTGACGGGATTCCTGTTGGACCAGGGCGTTGACCTGGAGACCCGGGACCGCAATGAAGCCACGCCGTTGCATACGGCGCTGGCGCAAGGGCACAAGGACCTTGCGGCCTACCTCGTGGAGCGCGGCGCGGATATTTCGGCCCGGGATGTCAACGGGCGCACGCCGCTGTTCACGGCGCTGTCGGCGGACCTGCTGGATGCGGCCAAGTTGCTCGTGGAGCGCGGCGCGGACCCGCAATGGCAGGACACGCAGGGCCGCACCCCGCTCTATGCCGCAATCGAATCCCAGACCAAAGCCTCAGCGGAATACCTGGTGTCATTGGGCGCGGACGTCTTCCGCGCCGACGGCAGCGGTTATACCCCGTTGCACATGGCGGCGGAACGCGGCGCGCCGGAGACGGTGGATTACCTGTTATCTCTCAAGCCGGACGTCAACGCGCTGGACGACCGCGGCTGGTCTCCCCTGCATGTCGCGGCGCGCCGTGGCAATGTCTTGGTTGTAAAATCTCTGGCCATGCAGGGGGCGGATATGGGCCTTAAGACCCGGGATGGGCAATTGGCGCTGCATATTTCAGCGGCGAACGGGCATTGGGGGCCTGCCCAATTGTTCGTGCTGCAGGGGATCGACATCAACGCGCCCGATGTAAACGGGGATACGCCGCTGCACCTTGCCGCCATGGGCGGCTTTCATCGTCTGGTGCGCTTGCTTATCGGACGCGGCGCGGATTTCGTTTCGGTGAATGCCGCCAACAAGACCCCCTTGACGGTGGCCATGGAACTGGCCGAAAACAGGCCGAACCCTGTCGGGCTGACACCCTATCAGATCGGCCAGATACGGGGCCTGGACCAGTGCGTGACCTACCTGCGCGCGGTAATCCTGGATGAATTGGCTCAGGCCGCGCGCACAGGGGACGTGGCTGTATTGCAGCACCTGCTCGAACGGCATCCCGAATTCGTGGATGCGGCGGTGCTGGGCACGCCGCTGATCAGTTGGGCGGCGCAGGAAGGGCACCTGGATGCCGTGGAAGTGCTCGCGGACCGGGGCGCGCGCCTGACTCCCGCACCGGATGACGTGTATCCGCGTTCGCCGCTGCACGATGCTGCCGCGCGCGGCCACGCTGAAGTGGCGCAGGCGCTTCTCGAGCGCGGCGTGGACAAGGAACTGAAGGACACCTCAGGGAAAACAGCCGCGGAACTCGCAACGGAGAACGGCTATCCCGGCGTCGCGGACTTGATCGCCGCATTCTCCCCCGCCCCGCAGACCGGGGCTGCGCCATGACCTCAGGGATTCCGGGCTTTCTCTTTGCGCGGACGCCGCGGATCGTCTTCGGGCCCGGAACCGCCAGGCAACTGCCGAAGCTGGCCGCAACGTACGGTTCTCCGGTCTTGCTTGTGACTGGCAAGGCATCCTATGCGGGCGCGGCGTGGAACGAATGCGTTGCCGGTTTCCNNNNNNNNNNNNNNNNNNNNNNNNNNNNNNNNNNNNNNNNNNNNNNNNNNNNNNNNNNNNNNNNNNNNNNNNNNNNNNNNNNNNNNNNNNNNNNNNNNNNGCCGCCGCGTGCCTGCCCCGGGCCGTCGAGCAAGGGGCAAGCGACATCGACGCGCGGGCAGGCATGGCCTATGCGGCCTTGCTGTCGGGAATCGTGCTCGCTAATGCCGGACTCGGCATTGTCCACGGTCTGGCCTCACCGATTGGCGCATTTTTTCCCGCGCCGCATGGGGCGGTGTGTGCCGCGCTGGTCGCCGCCGCAACGGAAGCGAATATCGCACGCCTGCTCGCCGAACACGGGCCGGACCATCCCGCCCTGACCAAATACTCGCATGCCGGGACACTCCTTTCCGGACGCGATGCCCACGATGTGGCGGCCGGCTGTATGCTGCTCGTCGAATCCCTGCAAGCATGGACTGCACGCTTCGGGTTGCCCCGTCTCGGGCAGTTTAGCATCACGGACGCCGATGTCCCCCGTATCGTCGCCGGCGCCGGCAACAAGAATAATCCCGTTGCACTGTCCAAGAACGAAATCGCCGCGATCGTGAAGCGCTGCCTGTAGGGAAACACGGTGCGCAAGCTCTTGCTGCTGTCGGGTTCCCGCCGGCCTCACGCTGCGTGGCCGCCAAACCGAATCAAGGAGCAGGGTCATGACGGACCGGGAGCGATTTGTCGCGTGTGTGTTGGGGGAACCCGTGGACCGCGTTCCCTATTGGCTCGCCTGGGGGCCTTGGGAAACCACCTGGCGGCGGTGGTGCGAAGAAGGCAAGCCCGCCGGGGTAATCGATGCGCGCATGCCTTTCGAGCCCGATTTCCCGCCTATCCCCTTGCCAGTCAATTGCGGACCTTGCCCGAAGTTCGAGGAGCGCATACTAGAGGAAGACGCGGAATCCAGAGTCCACGTCGACAGTTGGGGCATTACCCGGCGCACGTTCAAGAACAAGGAATCGATGCCGCGCTTCCTCGACTACCCCGTCAAGTCGCGCCGCGACTGGGAGCAGTACAAGGAAGAGCGCCTGGACCCGGACCATCCCGACCGGCTTGCCCCAAGCCCGATGGGCGACTGGCGCGAGATCGGCAAGTCGCTCGCCGCATGCGGCATCCCGCTGCAGCTCGGATACTATCCAGACACCGGGTTGTACGGCGGCGTGCGCTGGCTCATGGGCGAGGTGGACTGTCTCGTCGCGTTCTGCACCGACCCCGAACTCGTGCAGGAAATCATGGAGCATCTTACGACGGTGTATCTGACCGTCTTCGAAAAGGTCCTACGCGAACTGCGCGTCGACGTGATTCACATGTGGGAAGACATGTGCGGCCGCCAAGGCCCCCTTATCTCGCCGCAACACTGGGACACATTCCTGGGGCCCCACTACCGCCGCCTGCGCGCGTTCGCCGACGCGCATGATATCCCGGTCTTTTCGGTGGACACGGACGGGAACCCGGATCTGATCATTCCCCCGATGATCGACGCAGGCGTCAATTTCCTGTTTCCGCTGGAAGTGGCGGCGGGTTGCGATGTGAACAAGATGCGCGCGAAATACCCGAGACTCGGCATGATGGGCGGCATCGACAAACGGGCGCTTGCTCTTGGGCCGGACGCCATCGACGCCGAGCTCGAACGGGTCCGCCCCGCCGTGGCGCGCGGGCGCTATGTCCCCGACCTCGACCACCTCGTTCCCGACGACGTCCCCTGGGACAACTACCGCTATTTCGCAACGGCTCTGAAGCGCTTGACGGGCAAGGGATGAAACCTCCGGCCAAGGGTTGTTCCCTCGGCTATAATAACCGCAGCCGGGTTGTTTCCCTTGGCGGAATACGAATATGCGCGTGCAGCTCTTACACCCGCCCATCTATGTGAACCGTCACGCCGTGCAGGCGACGCGGCCCTCGCTGCCGCTCGGTCTTGCCTATATCGCCGCGGCCTTGCGAGACAGCGGGCATGAGGTCTCCGTTCTGGACGCCGTCCAAAGGAAACCGGAGCAACTGACGCCCGATGGCCGGTTGCACTACGTTGGCATGCGGCCCGAGGAGATTGTCGAGACTCTTGACCCCGGCACGGACGCGATCGGCCTGAGCGTCATGTTCTCGTTCACTTGGCCGCTCGTAAAACGCATCGTGCATCGCATACGCGAGCAATACCCCGGCAAGGTCATCGTTGGCGGGGGGGAGCATCTCACGGGCATGCCCGAGTATTCATTGCGCGAAGCGCCCTTCGACTGCCTGGTGCTCGGCGAAGGCGAAGCAACCGCTCAGGAACTGTTTCGAGCATTGGACAATGGCCGCGGCAATCTCGAGGACATTCCGGGCCTTGCGTTTCTTCGCGACGGCCGGTTCGTGAAAACACCGCCGCGCGAACGCATCCGCGAGGTGGATGCCTTGCGCCGTCCAGCCTGGGACCTCTTCGACCCCGAAGCGTATTACCGCATGAGATTCGTGTTCGGCGTGGACGCCGGGATGACCATGCCCATCCTGGCGACGCGCGGCTGTCCCTACGAATGCACCTACTGCTCGAACGCCATGATGTGGGGGCGCCGCTGGTACGCGCGCGATCCCGCCCACGTCGCCGAGGAAATCGAGGAATATCATCGCACCTATGGCGCGACGAATTTTCCGTTTCATGACCTTACGGCAATCCTCAAGAAATCCTGGATCGCCTCCTTTTGCGAGGAATTGCTGCGACGCGACTTGCACATCACCTGGCAACTGCCCAGCGGCACCCGCTGCGAGGTCGTGGATGGAGAAGTAGCCGCACTGCTGCGGCGGACGGGCGGGTCGTCCCTAACATTCGCGCCCGAAAGCGGCTCGGAACGCACTCGTGTTCTGGTCAAGAAGAAGATGTCCGAACAGGACTTGATGCATGCGGTGCGCGCATGCACCGCGGAGAGACTGAACGTCTCGACCTTCTTCGTGATTGGGTTTCCCCACGACACGCGCGAAGACCTGAACGCATCCGTACGCCTTGCGGTCCGGTTGGCCGCGGCCGGCGTAAACGACATCGCCCTGTCGCTCTTCTTCCCTATCCCGAACACGAGACTCTATGAAGACCTCGTCACGGCGGGGCGCATTCAGCCCTCGGACGAGTTCCTGCTCACGCCGCTATACGCGATGGAAACGGTCATCCGCGAGGAGGTGAATTACTGCGCCCATCTCACGGCGCGGCAATTGACCTGGTTCAAGTACAAGATTCTCGTGGCCTTTTACGCCGTCTCGTTTCTCGTGCGGCCCTGGCGTTTCTTTCAGATCCTCTGGAACGTCGTGCGGGGACGCGAGACCTGCAAGCTCGACATCTTCCTGAACAACCGCAAGCGGCGCCTGCTCGGACGGTTCCAGGCGTAGCCGGGAAATGCCGGAAGCCCATTACGGACCGGAACTGCGCGAGTGGGGCCGGCGTCGTATTGTGAGAGGCCATGCGCGTTGTTATACTGAGCATGTGCGCGGCGTGCCGCGGCCGACCTTTGCACCGGCGGCGCCGCGCCCAAGAAGCGGCCCTTAACAGCCGGAAGGAATGTGTATGGCGGGGCAAGGTTCCAGAATACTCCGGTCTCTCTTCGTGCGGATGCTGCTTGCGGCGCTGGTGGCCGGCGGCGCCGCGGCGTGGTACGCCTCACGGCTGCCGGACCAGTATCGCGCCCGGGCGCTCCTGATCATGGCGCCCATGCCCATCGGACACGAGAAGGCGCCGATGACACAGGTCGATTTCTATGGCGAAGACCCTATCCCCTATCCAAAATATCTGCGCCTCGGCTACATGGAATCGCTGCCGATGCCCGACTACAAGCTGATCCTGACCAGCGAAGCCATGGCGGTGCGCGTGCGCGACAAACTGCGCGCCTTGTATCAGGCCCGCGGCCTTGATGCCGGTGGCTGGACCGTTTCGCGCGTGCGGGCCGCGATGGATGTCCAGGTCAAGATTTTCAAGCAGACGTACCAGGAACTCGAGTACCAGCAGGTCGTCGAACTCCTGCTCGCGGGCACGGAACCGGAGATTCTGGCCGAGGCCGCCAATTATTGGGCCGAGGAAAGCATCAAATTCGCGAATGAATTGCGCTTCGCCGGCCGCCAGGGCATGCTCGAGTTCTTCAACAGACAGATTGCCGATACCGAGGTCCTGCTGGACGCCGAGCGGGACGCCATTGCAGCGATCGAACGCGAAACCGACCCGGATGTGCTCGCCCAGCGTATCGCGCGCATGGAAGAGGCCGTCACGGCAGCCCAGATCGATGCAGCCGCCGGCGCAACCGGTCCAGCGGCGGATGGCC harbors:
- a CDS encoding glycosyl hydrolase — protein: MKLPLLLCMLLACCAVAAAQGGASVEVWMSSENGDYALSQMPGIPLEAATNEAGIVIDPRKTCQTILGMGASFDHASWYNWSLLDEAARAEVIRKLFDPDAGIGMNLMRLCIGTSDFAGEPWYSYDDMPEGETDLELDHFSIDKDRAYLLPAVKAAQAANPDLLLFASPWSPPGWMKTTGTMLAGKLKPEYYGVYARYLLRFLRAYENEGVPIHALTLQNEPAHIDPAYPTCLWTGEGQRDFIRDHVGPLFAGGNITAKLWCWDHNYNRLEFPRAVLSDPAAAQYVDGTAFHFYEGEVEAMSQLRGEFPDKHLYFTEGSTFRTRGAIQLIGILRNWARSYSAWVIMLDENRKPNNGPHFASRTCLEFDSKTRQVAYRFDYYMYGQFMKFIHRGAVRVESTPGTAKFDHIALRNPGGALVMVAANAGNAPQTFRARCGKAEFAASLPARSVATFRWMP
- a CDS encoding B12-binding domain-containing radical SAM protein — encoded protein: MRVQLLHPPIYVNRHAVQATRPSLPLGLAYIAAALRDSGHEVSVLDAVQRKPEQLTPDGRLHYVGMRPEEIVETLDPGTDAIGLSVMFSFTWPLVKRIVHRIREQYPGKVIVGGGEHLTGMPEYSLREAPFDCLVLGEGEATAQELFRALDNGRGNLEDIPGLAFLRDGRFVKTPPRERIREVDALRRPAWDLFDPEAYYRMRFVFGVDAGMTMPILATRGCPYECTYCSNAMMWGRRWYARDPAHVAEEIEEYHRTYGATNFPFHDLTAILKKSWIASFCEELLRRDLHITWQLPSGTRCEVVDGEVAALLRRTGGSSLTFAPESGSERTRVLVKKKMSEQDLMHAVRACTAERLNVSTFFVIGFPHDTREDLNASVRLAVRLAAAGVNDIALSLFFPIPNTRLYEDLVTAGRIQPSDEFLLTPLYAMETVIREEVNYCAHLTARQLTWFKYKILVAFYAVSFLVRPWRFFQILWNVVRGRETCKLDIFLNNRKRRLLGRFQA
- a CDS encoding iron-containing alcohol dehydrogenase; this encodes AAACLPRAVEQGASDIDARAGMAYAALLSGIVLANAGLGIVHGLASPIGAFFPAPHGAVCAALVAAATEANIARLLAEHGPDHPALTKYSHAGTLLSGRDAHDVAAGCMLLVESLQAWTARFGLPRLGQFSITDADVPRIVAGAGNKNNPVALSKNEIAAIVKRCL
- a CDS encoding ankyrin repeat domain-containing protein → MKMSSMSALAVLLLAVAAQVAFTENTGVPAPETPAEHAVHATLLSAAAAGDLYGAIDLLKAGAPLTGKNESGEDAFLAATKSGNAHLVEELLKAGADVDARDLLGNSALHLAAAANDVYMIQHLAARALDLNARNGNEYTPMHVAAEQGKPEAVLALIDLGANPDLTLKGQAQTEPLFMAAKAKQWNVVEALRARGFSYSITLAVTYRDYGSLEKTFADSPDSVNYADSIPRAGMSQGLTPLMMAVIMDDKEMVEYLLSKGADIHASTITGSTCLAIAVDQNQYEMIDLILSKGVDIDESSPAARNESVLLRTVRTGTPEMATYLIERGANINLLDFRGHSALHLAVEANRPEMITLLLDSGAYIDAKNRTAATPLHLASELGLPELAQILIDRGADINARDRLRHTPLDLAALAGKTGMVAELLRNGADPLLKDKEGLDTLHLAVASGHQELTGFLLDQGVDLETRDRNEATPLHTALAQGHKDLAAYLVERGADISARDVNGRTPLFTALSADLLDAAKLLVERGADPQWQDTQGRTPLYAAIESQTKASAEYLVSLGADVFRADGSGYTPLHMAAERGAPETVDYLLSLKPDVNALDDRGWSPLHVAARRGNVLVVKSLAMQGADMGLKTRDGQLALHISAANGHWGPAQLFVLQGIDINAPDVNGDTPLHLAAMGGFHRLVRLLIGRGADFVSVNAANKTPLTVAMELAENRPNPVGLTPYQIGQIRGLDQCVTYLRAVILDELAQAARTGDVAVLQHLLERHPEFVDAAVLGTPLISWAAQEGHLDAVEVLADRGARLTPAPDDVYPRSPLHDAAARGHAEVAQALLERGVDKELKDTSGKTAAELATENGYPGVADLIAAFSPAPQTGAAP